TAATATAGCAGGAAAACAATACCGCGTCGCAGAAGGTGACAAAATTAAAGTGTCACTTCTTGAGGCAGAAGTCGGTAAAAAGGTCAAATTTGATAATGTCCTTTTGACGGATGATGGTAAAAAAGTTAAGGTTGGGAAACCAACTGTAAAAGGTGTATCCGTATCTGGTACTGTGCTGGATCATGGCCGTGACCGTAAAGTCATTATCTTTAAAAAGAAAAGACGTAAAGGTTATCGTCGGAAGAACGGACACCGACAAGACTTTTCATTGGTACAGATTGATGCAATTTCTGCATCAGCGCCTAAGAAAAAGGTGGCACCAAAGAAAACAGCTGATAAAGCTGAAAAGAAGAAAGATTAAATATGGCACATAAAAAAGGTGTAGGTAGTTCCAAAAATGGTCGCGATTCCAACGCTAAAAGGCTTGGGGTAAAAGTGTCTGATGGACAAAGTATCCTCGCTGGGGGAATCATCCTCAAACAACGTGGAACCAAATTTCACCC
Above is a genomic segment from Candidatus Neomarinimicrobiota bacterium containing:
- the rplU gene encoding 50S ribosomal protein L21; this translates as MFAIVNIAGKQYRVAEGDKIKVSLLEAEVGKKVKFDNVLLTDDGKKVKVGKPTVKGVSVSGTVLDHGRDRKVIIFKKKRRKGYRRKNGHRQDFSLVQIDAISASAPKKKVAPKKTADKAEKKKD
- a CDS encoding 50S ribosomal protein L27, which translates into the protein MAHKKGVGSSKNGRDSNAKRLGVKVSDGQSILAGGIILKQRGTKFHP